A stretch of the Panicum virgatum strain AP13 chromosome 9N, P.virgatum_v5, whole genome shotgun sequence genome encodes the following:
- the LOC120691498 gene encoding uncharacterized protein LOC120691498 translates to MADISGVYRDLTPWRHTVNLEQRTCTCKRWQLTGLPCNHAISLICSYRGLELEDYVDSCYFVSKFKSAYEGWMEPIPDKSMWPQVQLEFKLWPPVLKRAAGRPRSRRIKSVAEGGSKKRKRCKRYGQLGHMQKTCNETVYDSDDPPPAQPKPNSNKAKKEKVAASTSTPKNKRTKKEKVVASTSTPKNKRTKKEKVATSTSTPKNKKTKLHAPSTPTSPFDLNCSPGALTRRRARRIAVEEAEVHGTMALDYLMNA, encoded by the exons ATGGCAGATATCAGTGGTGTTTATAGGGATTTGACACCTTGGAGACATACTGTTAATCTGGAACAAAGAACTTGCACATGTAAGAGATGGCAGCTCACTGGACTCCCATGTAATCATGCAATCAGTTTGATATGCTCTTATAGGGGTCTAGAGTTGGAGGATTATGTCGACAGCTGCTACTTTGTGTCAAAGTTCAAATCAGCATATGAAGGTTGGATGGAACCAATACCAGACAAGAGTATGTGGCCTCAAGTACAACTAGAATTCAAGCTGTGGCCTCCAGTACTCAAGAGGGCAGCAGGTAGACCAAGGAGTAGGAGAATAAAATCAGTTGCTGAGGGTGGTagcaagaaaagaaagagatgcAAGAGATATGGTCAGTTGGGACATATGCAAAAAACTTGCAATGAGACAGTGTATGACTCAGATGATCCACCTCCTGCACAACCAAAACCAAACAGTAACAAAGCCAAGAAGGAGAAAGTAGCAGCCAGCACAAGCACACCTAAAAATAAGAGGACCAAGAAGGAGAAAGTAGTAGCCAGCACAAGCACACCTAAAAATAAGAGAACCAAGAAGGAGAAAGTAGCAACCAGCACAAGCACACCTAAAAATAAGAAGACCAA GCTACATGCACCATCAACACCAACTAGCCCATTTGATCTAAACTGTAGTCCTGGAGCACTAACTAGGCG CCGAGCTAGGAGAATTGCAGTGGAGGAGGCTGAGGTGCATGGAACAATGGCACTTGACTATCTAATGAATGCCTGA
- the LOC120688367 gene encoding uncharacterized protein LOC120688367 isoform X1: MYSRRPPHPSHRSPRRSPAAYCLLLTLALLFASAAAKSSRRPISDNEIRQKKEACYTDVENFLSRLRRSGLWGWVCRSSPTEKENCVLRCLSPECYDLIYGGDPLEEGELDYVRGQEYKYCMHKSSLGESLDGVKGSFSYS, from the exons ATGTActcccggcggccgccgcatcCGTCCCACCGGAGTCCACGGCGATCACCCGCCGCCTACTGTCTCCTCCTCACCCTCGCTCTCCTCttcgcgtccgccgccgccaaatCCTCTCGCCGCCCCATCTCC GACAACGAGATCCGGCAGAAGAAGGAGGCCTGCTACACCGACGTCGAGAA TTTCCTCTCACGGCTGCGCCGCAGCGGGCTGTGGGGATGGGTGTGCAGGTCCTCGCCAACGGAGAAGGAGAACTGCGTGCTGCGCTGCCTCTCCCCGGAGTGCTACGACCTCATCTACGGCGGCGACCCG cttgaagaaggggagctGGATTATGTCCGCGGCCAGGAATACAAGTACTGCATGCACAA ATCATCCCTTGGAGAAAGCTTGGATGGCGTTAAGGGGTCCTTCAGCTA TTCGTGA
- the LOC120691497 gene encoding PLASMODESMATA CALLOSE-BINDING PROTEIN 3-like, with protein sequence MYRLQSCTGTPPLVIELAGSQGTLQLPSRIRKELATSSSFAPLLPPVRSKLATSELVSFLLCSSSSSPVGCAMATALALAAAVLLLSSTLAASEFCVCRPDQPTTAQQKVIDFSCGDGADCSSILQGGGCYNPNTVAAHCSWAANSYYQNNKAKGATCDFGGAAAISTTDPSFSGCTFPSTASASGTTGTTTVGGATSTGTLSPGVGTGFNGTAVGSGGLGPAGTMDSAAAGLLPGTFLAAAILSLLALH encoded by the exons ATGTACAGGCTACAGAGCTGCACGGGCACCCCTCCCCTCGTGATTGAACTCGCTGGCTCGCAAGGAACGCTCCAGCTTCCATCTAGGATCCGAAAGGAACTGGCCACCAGCTCGTCCTTCGCTCCTCTTCTTCCCCCAGTGAGGAGCAAGCTTGCGACATCTGAGCTCGTTTCTTTCTTGctctgttcttcttcttcatctccgGTGGGCTGCGCGATGGCGACGGCGTTGGCGCTGGCGGCCGCCGTGCTCCTCTTGTCCTCCACGCTCGCTGCTTCAG AGTTCTGCGTGTGCCGGCCGGACCAGCCGACGACGGCGCAGCAGAAGGTGATCGACTTCTCGTGCGGGGACGGCGCGGACTGCTCGTCGATCCTACAGGGCGGCGGCTGCTACAACCCCAACACCGTCGCCGCGCACTGCTCCTGGGCCGCCAACAGCTACTACCAGAACAACAAGGCCAAGGGCGCCACCTGCGActtcggcggcgccgccgccatctccaccaCCGACCCCA gtttcTCCGGGTGCACTTTCCCTTCGACTGCCAG TGCTTCCGGGACGACGGGCACCACGACCGTTGGCGGCGCGACGTCGACGGGCACCCTGAGCCCCGGCGTGGGCACCGGGTTCAACGGCACGGCGGTGGGCAGCGGCGGCCTGGGGCCGGCGGGCACCATGGACAGCGCCGCGGCCGGCCTGCTCCCCGGCACCTTCCTCGCCGCTGCCATCCTCTCGCTCCTAGCCCTGCACTAG
- the LOC120688367 gene encoding uncharacterized protein LOC120688367 isoform X2: MYSRRPPHPSHRSPRRSPAAYCLLLTLALLFASAAAKSSRRPISDNEIRQKKEACYTDVENGLWGWVCRSSPTEKENCVLRCLSPECYDLIYGGDPLEEGELDYVRGQEYKYCMHKSSLGESLDGVKGSFSYFYR, from the exons ATGTActcccggcggccgccgcatcCGTCCCACCGGAGTCCACGGCGATCACCCGCCGCCTACTGTCTCCTCCTCACCCTCGCTCTCCTCttcgcgtccgccgccgccaaatCCTCTCGCCGCCCCATCTCC GACAACGAGATCCGGCAGAAGAAGGAGGCCTGCTACACCGACGTCGAGAA CGGGCTGTGGGGATGGGTGTGCAGGTCCTCGCCAACGGAGAAGGAGAACTGCGTGCTGCGCTGCCTCTCCCCGGAGTGCTACGACCTCATCTACGGCGGCGACCCG cttgaagaaggggagctGGATTATGTCCGCGGCCAGGAATACAAGTACTGCATGCACAA ATCATCCCTTGGAGAAAGCTTGGATGGCGTTAAGGGGTCCTTCAGCTATTTCTATAGATGA